The genome window CGAGTGCCGCCGCCGCGAGGACGCGGCCCATCCGGCGCGCCTCAGACCTCATGGCCCTTCGCTCGATAAGGCCCTTCGCGCGATCCGTGACCGGCCACGTCTCCTCGCAATAGAGAACGTTGCGTTCCTTACATTTGCGGGCCTATGTTTAGAGAACGATCCGTTCTCTGAAAACCGAGGGGCGGCATGGACCGAGGCCCTGACCTCGCCCGACCCGGGCCGACGCGGGCGACACCCGGAGCGCACGGCCGGTACGCCCCTCTCCGCGGGCGACCGCGGATCGCCCGCGGGCCGGCACGCCGCGTGACCACGCCGCGCCGGGAGGCCGCCTCGGTGCCTGCCGGGCATCCGCCCCGACCGCACCCCCCGAATCCGAAGGAGCCGACGTGACACCGTTCGTGGTGCCGCTCACCGCGGTCGGGCGCGACGACCTCGCGCTCGCCGGGGGCAAGGGCGCCAATCTCGGCGAACTCATCGCGGCCGGCCTGCCGGTCCCGGACGGCTTCGTCGTGACCACCGCCGCCTACGCGGAGCTGATCGACCGGTGCGGGATCGCCGAGCGCATCCCCCGCCTGCTCGACGCCGGGGACGGCGCGGGGATCCGCGCGGAGTTCGCCACCGCGGAGATCCCCGCCGCCATGGCCGAGGCGATCACGGCCGCGTACCGGGAGCTGGGGCAAGGCCCGGTCGCGGTGCGCTCCAGCGCCACCGCCGAGGACCTGCCCGGGGCCGCGTTCGCCGGGCAGCAGGACACCTACCTCAACGTCGAGGGCGACGACGCGCGGCTCGACGCGGTGCGCCGTTGCTGGGGCTCGCTGTGGACCGACCGCGCCATCGCCTACCGCCGCCGCCTCGGGATCGGCCCCGAGCAGGTGCGGATCGCGGTCGTCGTCCAGCGCATGGTGAACCCCGACGCCGCGGGGGTGATGTTCACCGCCGACCCGGTGAGCGGGGACCGCGACCGGATCGTGGTCGATGCCTCCCCCGGGCTCGGCGAGGCCGTGGTCTCCGGCCGGGTCACCCCGGACCACTACGAGCTCGACCGCCGCGGCACCGTGCTCGCCTGGACGCCCGGGCGGGCCGAGGTGGTCGTCCGCGCCGCCGCGGGCGGCGGCCTTGCCGAGGAGGCCGGGCAGGCCACCGGGGAGCGGCTGCTCGGCGACGCCGCGCTCGCCGGGCTCGCCCGGCTCGGCGTCGCCGTACAGGATCGGTTCGGCAGGCCGATGGACATCGAGTGGGCGCTCGCCGGCGGTCGCGTCTGGCTCGTCCAGGCCCGCCCGATGACCGCGCTGCCGCCGCCCCCGGTACGGCTCAACGCCATCCAGCGCAGGCTGGGCGAGATGCTCCTCGACTACCTGCCGACCCGGCCGTACCCAATGGACATGAGCACCTGGATCCCGTACGGCCCGGCCGGGATGATGGCCGAGGTCGCCCGCAGCCTCGGGGTGCGCGGCCTGTTCGAGGGCGCCCTGGAGGAGCAGGACGGCGTGGTCTACCGCATCCTGCCCCGCCCGCCGCGCCTCACCCCGAAGGCGCTCGCCGCGCCGTTCCTGCTGCTGCACCGGGCCGGGCGGTTCGATCCGGCGCGCTGGACCGAGGATCCGCGGTTCACCGGCTTCCTCCGCGAGGTGGAGCGGCTGCGCGGGCTCGACCCGGCCGCGATGCCCTGGCCCGAGCTGATCCGCCTGCCCCGGCGGGCGCTCGACGCGGTGCGGCCGATCACCGAGCTGCGCCGCGACTACCTGCCCCGCGGCGCCCTCATGGTCCTCCGGCTGGTGGCGGCGCTGCTACCGCTCGGCGCCGCCGCGATGTGGGCCGACCTGCTGGCCGGTGCGCGGACCCGCACCGAGGACGGCAACCGGGCGCTGGAACGCCTCGCGGCCCAGGTGCGCGAGGACCCGCGGCTCAAAGCGGCCGTGGACGCGCTCGACCTCGACCGGGTGAAGGGGTTCACCGGCTTCTGGGCCGAGTTCACCGCGTTCCTCGCCGAGTACGGCCACCGCGAGACCGGCAGCCCGGTGCTCGCCTCCTCGCCGACCTGGGAGGAGACGCCCGAGGTCGTGCTCGGCATGCTCAAGGTGCTCGCGGCGTCGCCGCCGTCCCCCTCCGCCGGCCGCTCCGGCGAGGCCGAACGGCGGCTGCGCGCCCACCCCTGGCTGCGCTCCCCGCGGCGGTGGGCCCGGATGGCCCGGCGGATCGCCGCGGCGCGCACCGCGTGGGCGTTCCGCGAGGACACCCACTTCTACTTCACGATGCCGCTGCCGGTGCTGCGCCGTGCCCTGCTCGAGATCGGCGCCCGGCTGCGCGACGCCGGCGTGCTCGAGACCGCCGAGGACGTGTTCCACCTGCGGCTGGAGGAGGTGGAGGCCGCGGGCGACCCGGCCACCATGCCGCGGTCGCGGCGGGAGGAGCTGGCCGCCACGGCGCGGGCGCGGGCGGCCAGGCGGCAGGAGCTGGCGGGCGTGCGGCTCATCGACCCCCGCGCGGTCTACCCGGACCGCGGCGACCTCGGGGACGCATTGGTCCGCGGCACGCCCGGGGGCGGCGGCACGGTCACCGGCCCGGTGCGGATCATCCGCGACCCGTCGGAGTTCGGCCGCCTCGCCGAGGGCGAGGTGCTCGTCTGCCCGAACACCAACCCGTCCTGGACGCCGCTGTTCCAGCGCGCCGCCGCGGTCGTGGTCGACGCCGGCGGGATCGGGTCGCACGCCGCGATCGTCGCCCGCGAGTACGGCCTGCCCGCCGTGCTGGGCACGGCCACCGGCACCGCCGTCCTGACCGACGGGCAGATGGTCACCGTGGACGGTGACGCCGGGGTGGGTCAGGAGCGCCTCATGATCGCCGTGCCCCGTTCCGGAGAAGCTCGTGAGACCGTCCGTGGAGGTGAACGGTGACCGCCGGGGAGGAGACCGATCACCGCAGGCGGCCGCGGCGGCGCGGCGCCGCCCTGGACGAGGCCATCTTCCAGGCCGTCCTCGACGAGCTCGCCGAGGTGGGCTACGCGCGGCTGACCATGGAGGGGGTCGCCGAGCGGGCGCGGGCGGGCAAGGCGTCGCTGTACCGGAGGTGGCCCACCCGCATCGAGCTCGTGATGGACGCGGTCTACAGCCGGTTGCCCGACCCGTCGGCCCCGCCGGACACCGGTAGCCTGCGCGGCGACCTGCTCGCGCTGCTCCGCGGCAACGCCGAGGCGCTCGCCGGCCCGGCCGGGGAGGCGCTGCGCGGGCTGCTGAGCGAGGCGCTCGCCGGCTCCGACGCCATCGCGCGGGTCCGCCGCAACTGGCAGGGCGCGAGCCTGCGGATCACCCGGGAGATCCTCCGCCGTGCGGTCGACCGGGGCGAGATCGACGCTTCCGCGGTCACCGATCGCCGCCTGGAGACCGGGCATGCCCTGCTGCGCTACCACTTCCTCTTCCACGGCCCCCCGATCCCCGAGCACGTGATCACCGAGATCGTGGACGAGGTCCTGCTCCCCTTGTTCCGCTCTCCCCCGCGCCCGCCGCCCACCGATCCGGGCACGGCCGGCGGCTAGCCGTACGCCGCCGAGCTCCGCCGCACCGCAGGGAGGACACCGGCATCTTCAGGTGAGCTCCTCCAGACCGCGGCGTGCCTCGTGGTAGCCGGTCAGCCGCCCGGTCTCCACCACCGGTGCCACGGCGCCATGGCGCGGCGCCGGCCGGTGCCCCGCGGTACGGCCGGCCCGGCCACTTCGGCGGGGCGTCTCTTTCCCGGATCCGGATGGGTTCCGCGGATCCCCGATGGCGGGCGAGCCCCGTGGTGCGGCGTCAGGCGCAGAGGCAGAACGCGCCGGGCAGCCGGGTCCGGTAGCGGGCCACCACCCGGTAGACCGCCTCGGCCAGCCAGCTCACCGGCGGGAGCAGCATCGTCCGGCCGAGCGCCCGCCACCCGCGCGTGGGCTGCAGGGCGAGCACCACCGCGATCGCCCGCGCGCCCTGCGCGTGCAGCCCGCGCGGGCCGACGAGCTGCACGGACGTGGCCGCCTGCTCCCGGGTGAGCCCGATCGTCTCGAGCGGGATGGACTGCCAGGCGCGGACCAGGGGCATGTACGGCAGCAGCCTCCGCCCCAGGTTCACGCACGTCTGGCAGAACCCACAGTTCCCGTCGAAAACCAGCAATACCTGGTCAGCGTGGACCATGTCCCGAATCTAACAACCGCGCCGGCGGGCCCGTACGGCCCGGGCGCCCGCGGCGAGGACCACCGCGGCGAGCGACACCGCCCGGCTCAACCGGACGGCCCGCCGGATGTCCCCGGCCGAGGGGCGCGGCCCGTCGCCGAGCTCCGGCCGGTGCTCCACCCGTTCCCCGTAGCGGTTCGCCCCGCCGAGCCGTACGCCGAGCGCCCCGGCGAAGGCCGCCTCGCACCGGCCCGCGTTCGGGCTCGGATGGCGGTGGCCGTCCCGGCGGAGCACGGCGGCCGCCCCGCGCGCGGAACCGCCGGCCGTACCGGCGAGGAGCACGGTGAGCCAGGCGGTGAGCCGGGCGGGCACCAGGTTGGCGAGGTCGTCGAGGCGGGCCGCCGCCCAGCCGAACCTCGCGTACCGCGGTGAGCGGTGGCCGACCATCGCGTCGAGCGTGTTGACCGCCCGGTAGGCGAGCAGCCCGGGCACGCCGAGCACCGCGCCCCAGAACAGCGGCGCGACCACCGCGTCGGAGGTGTTCTCCGCCAGCGACTCGACCGTCGCGCGGGCGAGCTCCCCGGCGTCCAGGCCGGACGGGTCGCGGCCGCACAGGTGCGGGAGCCGTTCGCGGGCGGCGCGGAGGTCCCCGGCCTCCAGGGCGCCCGCCAGGTACGCGCCCTCCTTCTCCAGCGTGGTGCCGCCGAGCACCGCCCAGGTGGCGGCGGCCGTGACGGCCGCGCGCGCCAGCGGCCGGGAGCGGGTCAGCCGGTCGGCGATCACCCCGAGGCCCGCGGCGGCGCCCACGCAGCACGCGGTGTAGAGCACGCCGCGGGACCGGGAGTCTCGGTGGATCCGCCGCTCGAGGGCCGCGGCGGCGCCGCCGAACAGGGCGACGGGGTGTCCCCGCCGGGGGTCGCCCGCCAACCGGTCGATCAGAGCGCCGAGGAGGATGCCGGTCGCCGTCGGGCTGCGCTGGAGCATGGCGGCATTCTCCCGTAGACCGGGCGATCGGGATCACAGAGCCGCGCCGCGGGTCCTTGGGAGCGTTCCACGGTTGCGATCAGGTCAGACTCGTTCCCATAAGGATCACTTCGCGGGGCATTGTCGCTAAGCTGCCCCCCGTGAACCAGATCGGGCGGTATCGAGTGCTGCGGACCCTCGGCAAGGGCGGGATGGGCACCGTCTACCTCGCCGAGGATCCATCAGGGCAGCAGGTCGCCATCAAGGTGATCAATCCGGAATTCAGCCAGCACGAATCGTTCCGGATGCGGTTCCGCCGCGAGGCCGAGGCCGCCCAGCGCGTGCGCCGGTTCTGCACCGCCGCCGTCCTCGACGCGGCGCTCGACGGCGACCTGCTGTACGTGGTGACCGAGTACGTGCCCGGCCCCAACCTGGAGGAGGCGGTCCGCCAGCATGGCCCGCTGCGCGGATCGAGCCTGGACGCCCTCGCGGTGAGCGTGGCGACCGCGCTCACCGCGATCCACGCGGCCGGCGTGGTGCACCGGGACCTCAAGCCGTCGAACGTGCTGCTCTCCCCGGTCGGCCCGCGCGTCATCGACTTCGGCATCGCCCGCGCGCTCGACACGCTCGGCGGCATCACCGGCACCGGCGAGCTGATCGGCACGCCGCGGTACATGGCCCCGGAGATGCTGCGCGGGGAGCCCGTCACCCCCGCCTGCGACGTGTTCTCCTGGGGCTGCCTGGTCGCCTTCGCCGCCAGCGGGCGGTCGCCGTTCCCCGGCGACACCATCCCGTCGATCATCTACCACATCATGAACACCGAGCCTCAGCTCGACGGGCTGGAGCCGGGGCTCCGGGAGCTCGTGGTGGCCGCGCTCGACAAGGACCCGGCCCGCAGGCCGACCGCCCAGCAGCTCCTGGACCAGCTCGTGGGCCGGTCGACCCCGCCCGAGCAGATGGTGCAGCAGGCCTGGCAGCAGGGCGGGCTGACCCTCCCCCAGCAGACCGTCCCTCAGCACCCCGAGCGGACCCTGCCCTACGAGCCGGCCGGGGCGGCCACCGGGCAGCCCCAGGCCACCCTGGCGTACACCCAGCACACGCCGCCCGCGCCCACGTCGCCTACGACGCCCGTGAGCACGACCGTTGCCAAGGGCGACCGCGGCGGTCGCGGCCGCAACCGGCTGCTCGGCGTGATCGCGGCCGCCGCCGTGCTCATCGGCGGCGGCGTGGCCGTGTGGAAGATGGTGGTGCCGAGCGGCCCGCCCACGGACCTGCCGCTGCTCTGGCAGGACGACTTCACCTACGACTCCAGCGGGTGGCCCGGCGGCAGGTTCAGCTCCACCAACCGCTACGAGGACGGCTGGTACCACGTCGAGTCCAGCTTCAACAAGGAGCAGCGGGTGGCGGCGCCGATCCCCTTCGACACCGGGAAGCAGGCCTCGCCCGCGCCGACGCCCGGCCCCTCGCTCCCGCCCGTCCCCTCGACGCTGGTCATCAGCGCCGACGTGGCCGTCAAGGAGGTCGAGGGACAAGGGGAGTACGGCCTGTACTGCCGGGGGCAAGGAGGCCACACCTACTACGAGTTCGTCCTCGACACCGCGGGCAACGCCCGGATCCGGCGGGTCGCCGACAGCGCCGGCGGCAACCTCACCGAGCCGGTGAAGGTCGAAGGGCTGAAGGACACCGTCCGGATGGTCGCCGCGTGCGAGCAGAGCGGATCGGCCGTCAAGCTGGGTCTGTGGATCAACGGGAAGCAGATCCACTCGGTCAAGGACCCCAACCCGCTCAAGAACGGCACGGTCGGGGTGTTCACCCGGATCTCCGACGGCGCTACGGAGCTGCACGTGGCCTACGACAACTTCGAGCTCCGCGGCGGGGATTAGCGCATCCGGCGTGGTGTGCGCGCTTCCACGGCGGGGAGTGGGCCGTCCGCCCTGGTAGGCGCTCCGTGGCGGGAGCGGGTCATCCGGGCCCGCGCGCGGCCTGGGCGGAGCCGCCGGCAAGATCATCGATCTTGGCCCGCCGGGCGGGAGGCGGCTTCATTCTCACTCGCCGGATCATGCACAATTGAGCGGGAGCGCCCTTAGCTCAGCTGGATAGAGCATCGGACTTCTAATCCGACGGTCGGGGGTTCGAATCCCTCAGGGCGCGCGTCACGTGAGCATGGGACGGCCCTGCCCGGCGGTGCGTCGCGGGCGGGGGTAGGGCCGTTTCTCGCCCGGGCACCGCTCACCGCCCGGAGCTCATCCTCTGAGCGTTCTAGCGAACATGGCGCGTCGCCGGCCGGGCGACCGTGAACCTCCCGTCGACCGGCATGCCGGGCGTGAGTTCCTGATCGTCGAGCGCTAAGACCCGCCGGCGCCGGGATGACCGCCGTACCGCTCACCCGGTCATCACATCGAGCACCCGGCCGGTAACGAAGAGATAAAAATACGTATACGGCCGAGCAACGATGTTATGCCATCGTGACCGAAGCGATTGACCCGTCCACGGCGAAGGCATGTACTGAGTAGTGGCCAGTGACAAGAGGTCCAGGGGACCTCTTCCCTGTTCAGGGATAGCTGGTCACACTCATTTTCGACCGATTTTCCTTTATGCCCGGCCCCACGGCAGGAACTTGCTCTTCAAGGTCGGCACCACCGCCCACAGATACGTCCGGTCATCCCGCTCCAATTGCCGCTGCACCGCCCACAGCCCATAATCGGCGACTTGCAGTCCCCAGCTCGTGGCCGCCTCCCAATGACAGACCACGACGTTGCGCAGCGGCGGGGCGTGATCGTCGCACACCCGGTCGATCGCCTGCCGGAACGCCTTCTTGCGCGCCGCGGTGCCCAACGTGGCCACGATCACATAGAGCGTGTCACCCTCGGTGGTGCACCGCTTGGCGACCTCCTTGAAATGCAGATACCAGGCGAGCTCGTATAAATACGCTTCACCCTTCGCCCGTACGCTCTCGAACGCCTTGGCCTTCGCCAGGAAGGTGAAATCGAACCGCGGCGCCTGACTTTTGATCACCTTGTACACGTCGGCGCGGGTCTGCGGCCGGTCGTTCTTGGCGTGGTAGCCCTTCGGCAGCTCGACCCCCTTCTGGGCGTGGATCAGCCGCAGCCGGCATCCCTGGGCCATGGCCTCGTCATGGTTCGTCGTGTACGTGGCCGTCCCGATCCCGAAATACTTCGATCCACCGTTGGCGACGTCGTAGTCCAGATTGCCGGTTTCATCGGCGTACATGAAAACCTCGGCCACGAGCCGCCTCCTTTCTCGGAGAATCGGGATCGATCTCGGTCGCCGCTCGGCCTATTGCTCACGTTCTTCCGGCCATCGCCCGGTTCCGTCCCGTTCACGAGCAGGTCACCGAGTCATGTGACGCCTCGGGCGTCTTCTCAACGTGACATACCGCGCGGCACCGAATCGGTAATCGAGACCATAGAGCAAGTGATGCCTTACGGCGCACCGGCTCCGGCTGCGATCCGGTTTCCCGCCTAAGCGAGATCAATAAAGCGATAGCAATTGTCGCCATTAACGGCTTATGTCAGGCATACGCGTTTCGTTACACTACGACGCTGGTCTGTCATGGACTTCACCGCAGACGAAGGCTCCGGCGGCCGCCATCGGATTCCCGTACGGCCACGCAACGATGGCATGAGCCGCCGAGGTCCTCTGCGGAATCCGAGCCGGTGTACCACCGCCTCCGAATTCAGCCGGAGAGGCGGGTGCCTTGGTGACGGGAGCGGGCCGCTTGGTGTCGTGACGGAAGGCGAAGAGCCGGCCGGGCGGCACGCTGAGAGCGGCGGCTCAACGCGCAGCCCCGCGTCACAGGCGCTGGAGCAGCCGCTCCATCTGGTCGATCTCGGCCTGCTGGCCGCGCTCGATGTCCTTGGCCAGCTTGACGGCCTCGGGATTCGCGCCCTCCCGCTGTTCGGTCCGGGCCATCTCGATCGCTCCCTTGTGGTGGGCGATCATCAGCTGAGCGAACAACCGGTCGAACCGGGCTCCCGAGGCGGCCTCGAGCTCGGCCATCTGCTGGTCGGAGAGCATGCCCGGCATCGGGTGCCCGGCGTGCCCGTCGTGGCCGGACGGTTCGGGCCTGCTCCACGCGTGGAGCCAGCGGCGCATCAGCGCGATCTCCGCGGCCTGGGTCGACTTGATCGTGGCCGCCAGCTCCTTGACCTCTGGATCGGCGGCGCGGGTCTCGGCGAGCTCGGCCATGTCCACGGCCTGCTCGTGGTGGGGGATCATCTGCTGCGCGAACCGCACGTCCGCCTCGTTGAAGGTGGCCGACGGCCGGGTGGCCGCGGCGCGGCCACCGGACCCGGCCGTGGTGGCGGTGTCGGCGCCGCAGGCGGTGAGCAGGGCGAGGGCTCCCAGGGCCGCGGCGGCGGACAGGGCGATCCGGTGGGCGGCGAACGCGGTGACGGGCATGGTGGTCCGGTCTTCTCTCGGTGTTCCGGGCCCCGGCGGCGGGCGAGCCGGGGCGGTGCCGCGGGCGCGCACAGCGACAACCGGCCGGGCGCGTCCTGGCGGAGGACGTTAGCCGCTCCCCCGCTCGGCGAAGGTGAGGCCGCCCATCATCCGGCCACTTCAGGGACCACTCTTTGCCCCGGCATGAACCGCCCGGCCGGGCATGTCCGCGAGCGGCAGTGCACCCCGAGCATGGGCAGGCCACGGATTCACGTCACGTTCGGGCCCCGTTCGGCCGCACGCCCCACGAGCGGTCCGGCCACGCCCGTGCACGCGGGCCCGGCAGGCCCGCGCACGCGCAGGCCGTCCGATCATGTTCGGCACCCAACACCGGGAACCGGGCACGCCCGAGAACGCGCGGGCCGCCGTGCCGTACGCCGGCGTCAGCCGGCGCACCAAGCACCCGGCGCGGTCACGCGGCGGCCTGGGCGAGCACGGCGCGGTAGATGCCGACCGCCTCCTCGATGCGGCTCACCCGGCAGTGCTCGTCGGTCACGTGGGCCTGGTCCGGCTCCCCCGGGCCGCAGATCAGGGTGGGCGGGTCGCCGAGCGCGGGCCGGAGCACGGACGCGTCGGTGAAGTAGGTCGCCGCCCCGGTGGGCTCGCCCGCCCCGGCCGCGACCAGCCGGGCCACCCAGGGGTCCTCCGTCGGGGTCCACACCGGCGGCAGGTCGAGGAGCACCGCCAGGTCGATCTCCTCCCCCAGCGCCCCGGCGAGCTCGGCGCGGGCCGCGGCGTGGTCCTGCCCGGCGACGGTGCGGACGTCGATGGTCGCCTCGGCCCGGTCGGGGACGGCGTTGGTGCCGGACCCACCGGCGATCGTGCCCACGTTCAGCGTCGGCGCGCCCATCCACCGGTGCGGGGCGACGCCGAACCGGAAGTCCCGGGCGGCCAGCACGGCCCGGGCGAGCTTGTAGATCGCGTTGTCGCCGAGGTGCGGCATGGAGCCGTGCGCGGCGGTGCCGTACGCGGTGGCGCGGAGCCACAGGGCCCCCTTGTGCCCGGGTACGACCCGGTTGGCGGTGGGCTCGGCGATCAGCAGCACGGCGGCGGGGGCGAGCACCCCGCGCGCGGCGAGGTCGGCGGCGCCTTCGCACCCGGTCTCCTCGCCCCAGGTGAGGGCGAGCTGCACGGGCACGTCCGCCGGGCACTCCGCGGCCGCCGCGACGATGGCGGCCACCCCGGCCTTCATGTCGCTCGCGCCCCGGCCGTAGAGCAGGTCGCCGTCGCGCTCGGCCGCGAACGGGTCGTGGCGCCACGCTTCCGCGCCGAGCGGCACGGTGTCGAGGTGCCCGGAGAGGGTGATGAACCGCTCGCCCCGGCCGCGCCGGGCGACCAGGCCGGTCCGCCCGGGGGCGGCGGAATGGAGCTCGACGGCGTATCCGGCCTCCTCCAGCCGGCCGGCGAGCAGCTCGGCGGCCCGCTGCTCGCCCCCGGCCACGGTCTGCAGGCGGATCAGCTCCCGGGTGAGTTCCACTGCGTTCATGATCACTTCTCCGGTCGGGTCGTCCCGCGGACGACGAGCTGGGGCGCCACCGCGATCCGGCGCAGGCCGGGCGAGGTGCGGGCCTCGGCGAGCACCCGCAGGGCCTCCCGGGCGAGTTGCTCCCGCGGCTGGCGGACGGTGGTGAGCGGCGGGTCGGACAGCTCCGCGTATCCGATGTCGTCGAACCCGGTGACGGCGACGTCGTCGGGCACGCGCAGGCCGTGGGCGCGCAGGCCGCGGAGCATGCCGATGGCGATCTCGTCGTTGCCGCAGATCACCGCGTCGGGGATCCGCCCGCCGGTGCAGATCAGCTCGGCCGCGCGCTGCCCCCAGGCGGCGCTGAACTCGCCGAGGAGCACGTCGGTGACCTGCACCCCGCCTGCCCGGGCCCCGCGTTCGAAGGCCGCCAGGCGCAGGCGCGCCGAGGAGTTGGTGAGCTCCGATCCGACGAAGGCGAGCCGTTTCGCCCCGCCGGCGATGACGTGCTCGACCGCGAGGCCGATGCCGATCTCGTCGTCGACCCCGACCCAGTCGCTCACGCCGCCCTCGACGTACCGGTCGAGCTGCACGAGCGGTACGGCTTTCGCCGCCTCGACCACGGCCGGCCGGCTCCGTTCCATGTCGCAGGGGCTGATGATGAGGCCGTCGACCTTGCGCTCGACGAGGACCCGCAGGCGGCGCTCCTCGACCCGGGGGTCGTACTGGGCGTCGCAGAGGATCAGCTCCCGGCCGGAGCGCTGCAGCTCGTACTCGACGGCCTGCACGATCTCGGGGAAGAACGGGAGGGTGATGCTCGGGACGACCATGCCGACGGTGCGCGTGGTCTGCTCCCGCAGCGCCTGGGCGACGGCGTTGGGCCGGTACCCCAGCTGTTCGGCGGCCGCGACCACCCGGGCGACGATCTCCGGGGACACCTTGCGCCGCCCCGACAGCGCCCGGGAGGCCGTGGCGATGGAGACCCCGGCGTGGGCGGCGACTTCGCGGAGCGTGACGGCCATGCGGATAACGTTTTCCTAACGACTCCCCCGCCTGGAGACTGGGTTGGGCGGGCATCACCTGCGTTGACGCCCGATCATACCCCCGAACACAAGGATCTTGACAGAAACGAACGGACAAACCGCCCTTGACTTGGACAAAGACGGAGGGATAGCGTCCACCCCCAAGCGGGACAAACGTTTTCCCAACCCTCAGCCCGGAAGGAAGATCACCATGGCCCGGAGATTCCGCCTGTTCCGCGCCGCGGCGGTGCTCGCCGCGACGGCCTTGCTCGTCCCCGCCTGTGGCAGCGGGGACTCCGGTGGAGAATCCGGTGCCGGCAAGCCACGCGTCGGGCTGGTTCAGATCAACCAGCAGGCGATCTTCTTCAACCAGATGAACGAAGGCGCCCAACAGGCCGCCAAGGAAGTGGGCGTCGACCTCACGATCTTCAACGCCAACGACGACCCGGCCAAGCAGAACGAGGCGATCGACAACTTCGTCCAGCAGCAGTTCGACGCCATCATCGTCGTGGCGATCGACGTCGAAGGCGTCAAGCCGGCGATCCAGGCCGCCAAGGAGGCCGGCGTGAAGATCATCGCGGTCGACGCGATCGTCGACTCCCCCGCCGTCGACACCCAGGTCGGCGTGGACAACGCCAAGGCGGGTCAGCAGATCGGCGAGTTCGTCAACGAGTGGGCCAAGGAGCAGAACCTCTCCGCGCCCAAGATCGGCATTGTCGGCGCGCTGAACTCCTACATCCAGAACGTCCGAAAGGACAGCTTCGAGGAGACCGTCACCAAGGCGGGCGCCCAGATCGTCCAGACCGTGGACGGCCAGAACCGCCAGGAGGCCGCCCTCACCGCCGCCGAGAACCTCCTCACCTCCCGCCAGGACCTCGACGCCGTCTACGCGACCGGTGAGCCCGCCCTGCTCGGCACCGTGGCGGCGATCAACTCCCAGCAGGCCGGGGACCGGGTCAAGGTCTTCGGCTGGGACCTCACCAAGGAGGCGATCGCCGGGATCGACGCCGGCTTCGTCGCGGCCGTGGTCCAGCAGGACCCCAAGACCGAGGGGTATGAGGCGGTCAAGGAGGCGTACGCCATCGTCAACGGCGCGGAGCCCA of Thermobispora bispora DSM 43833 contains these proteins:
- a CDS encoding M20 family metallopeptidase yields the protein MNAVELTRELIRLQTVAGGEQRAAELLAGRLEEAGYAVELHSAAPGRTGLVARRGRGERFITLSGHLDTVPLGAEAWRHDPFAAERDGDLLYGRGASDMKAGVAAIVAAAAECPADVPVQLALTWGEETGCEGAADLAARGVLAPAAVLLIAEPTANRVVPGHKGALWLRATAYGTAAHGSMPHLGDNAIYKLARAVLAARDFRFGVAPHRWMGAPTLNVGTIAGGSGTNAVPDRAEATIDVRTVAGQDHAAARAELAGALGEEIDLAVLLDLPPVWTPTEDPWVARLVAAGAGEPTGAATYFTDASVLRPALGDPPTLICGPGEPDQAHVTDEHCRVSRIEEAVGIYRAVLAQAAA
- a CDS encoding LacI family DNA-binding transcriptional regulator, with the translated sequence MAVTLREVAAHAGVSIATASRALSGRRKVSPEIVARVVAAAEQLGYRPNAVAQALREQTTRTVGMVVPSITLPFFPEIVQAVEYELQRSGRELILCDAQYDPRVEERRLRVLVERKVDGLIISPCDMERSRPAVVEAAKAVPLVQLDRYVEGGVSDWVGVDDEIGIGLAVEHVIAGGAKRLAFVGSELTNSSARLRLAAFERGARAGGVQVTDVLLGEFSAAWGQRAAELICTGGRIPDAVICGNDEIAIGMLRGLRAHGLRVPDDVAVTGFDDIGYAELSDPPLTTVRQPREQLAREALRVLAEARTSPGLRRIAVAPQLVVRGTTRPEK
- a CDS encoding substrate-binding domain-containing protein, which translates into the protein MARRFRLFRAAAVLAATALLVPACGSGDSGGESGAGKPRVGLVQINQQAIFFNQMNEGAQQAAKEVGVDLTIFNANDDPAKQNEAIDNFVQQQFDAIIVVAIDVEGVKPAIQAAKEAGVKIIAVDAIVDSPAVDTQVGVDNAKAGQQIGEFVNEWAKEQNLSAPKIGIVGALNSYIQNVRKDSFEETVTKAGAQIVQTVDGQNRQEAALTAAENLLTSRQDLDAVYATGEPALLGTVAAINSQQAGDRVKVFGWDLTKEAIAGIDAGFVAAVVQQDPKTEGYEAVKEAYAIVNGAEPKKRIDVPVEIVTKENVDRFRSIYGG